ATTGCAGACATGAAGCCGGAAAGAAGGAACGACGGCAGAAAAGTCATTATCATTGCAACCTGGCTTGCAAGGAACTGGTTTTTGGCAATTATGCTGATCAGGATTCCAAGGCTTAAGGCTCCGGCAAGAAAGACTCCTGACATGAAGAAGAGCATCACGAGGCTTCCTCGCATTGGAACATGGAAAAGAAATTCTCCCATGATGACAGCTATGGCTACGTCCGTCATTCCAATGATAAAATATGGAAGAAGTTTGCCAAAAATGAGTTCATGGCCTTTTACAGGAGTTGAAATAAGCTGTTCCATTGTGCCCTGTTCCCATTCCCTGGCTATTGTAAGGGATGTGAGAAGTGCAGAAATAACCATCATTATTACTGCAATAAGGCCTGGTATGATGTAGTTCCTTGATTCGAGGTCATAATTGAACCAGACCCTTGGCCTGAGCTCCACAGGATTTAAAACAGGCCGGCCTCCGGCTTTTTGTATTTTTTTAAGTATAAGATCTTCAGACCATAAGGATGTGATCATGTCCGCATATCCAGAGGCAATTGTCGCAGTGTTGGAATCGCTGCCGTCGAGGATCAGCTGCACCGACCCTTTGGCGGATTTGCCCGCTTTTGCGGAAAAATCATATGGAATAATGATCGCAGCCATGGCGTCCCTTTTATCAATGGCAAGTTCAGCATCTCTGTAGCTCGAAACGTATGAATTTATTTTAAAGTACGGAGAGCCGTCAAATCTGCTTATAAAATCCCTTGATAAAGGAGATTGATCCTGATCCCAGATAGCAAGGGGAACTCTGTCAACATCAAGACTTAGCGCGTATCCGAAAAGGAGAAGCAGGAGCATGGGAATGAAAATTGCCATCCCAAGGCTTCTCGGATCTCTCATGATATGTATGAATTCCTTTACAGCGACTGCCTTTATTCTTGAATATCTCACAGGCTCACCCCTTTCTGGGGTTCAAGGGATCTGTCATATGCCTCGATCATGGAAACAAAAACATCTTCCAGCGACGGCATTATTTTTTCAACGCGGTTTACAGCATATCCATTCGTCCCAAGAAGCTCCTTGATCCTGGGCACAAGTTTTTCCACATTTTCCTCTGCAACGGCGTGCAGGCCTTTCCCAAAGAGAGCTACTTCCTTGATACCTTTCAGACCTTCCAGTATTTCCATTGCATCCTGGGGCAGGGAGCAGTCTATATCTATTATGTCTTCTTTCATGAATTCGGTTTTAAGACTGCCCGACGTTCCGAGAGCAATAAGATCTCCCCTGTAGATAAGCGCTATCCTGTCGCAGTATTCGGCTTCGTCCATATAATGCGTAGTTACAAATACCGTAACTCCTGATTCCGAAAGACCGTTGATAAGTTCCCAGAACTGTCTGCGGCTTATTGGATCGACGCCTGAAGTCGGTTCGTCCAGAAAAAGGATGGG
Above is a window of Desulforegula conservatrix Mb1Pa DNA encoding:
- a CDS encoding ABC transporter permease — encoded protein: MRYSRIKAVAVKEFIHIMRDPRSLGMAIFIPMLLLLLFGYALSLDVDRVPLAIWDQDQSPLSRDFISRFDGSPYFKINSYVSSYRDAELAIDKRDAMAAIIIPYDFSAKAGKSAKGSVQLILDGSDSNTATIASGYADMITSLWSEDLILKKIQKAGGRPVLNPVELRPRVWFNYDLESRNYIIPGLIAVIMMVISALLTSLTIAREWEQGTMEQLISTPVKGHELIFGKLLPYFIIGMTDVAIAVIMGEFLFHVPMRGSLVMLFFMSGVFLAGALSLGILISIIAKNQFLASQVAMIMTFLPSFLLSGFMSAISNMPKPLQIATHVIPARYFVTILKGIYLKGAGLRVLAAEASLLAVFGIIVMVVANKKFKKKLG
- a CDS encoding ABC transporter ATP-binding protein produces the protein MMNEFAVQVDHIEKIFGDFTAVNRISFKVRKGEIFGFLGPNGAGKSTTIRMLCGLLVPTSGTGSVAGFDIIKDGEKIKENIGYMSQKFSLYEDLTVEENIDFYSGIYKLPRSKKKDRKDWVLKMAGLEDHKKTKTSVLSGGWKQRLALGCAIIHEPPILFLDEPTSGVDPISRRQFWELINGLSESGVTVFVTTHYMDEAEYCDRIALIYRGDLIALGTSGSLKTEFMKEDIIDIDCSLPQDAMEILEGLKGIKEVALFGKGLHAVAEENVEKLVPRIKELLGTNGYAVNRVEKIMPSLEDVFVSMIEAYDRSLEPQKGVSL